The Argentina anserina chromosome 3, drPotAnse1.1, whole genome shotgun sequence genome includes a region encoding these proteins:
- the LOC126786376 gene encoding multiple RNA-binding domain-containing protein 1 produces the protein MSRICVKNLPKHVDDKKLREIFSEKGEVTDAKLMRTREGKSRQFAFIGFRSELQAQEAINYFNRTFIDTYRISCELAKKVGDPEIPRPWSRHTKEKEKEKKKESEGNAVAAEKSRKGRRSEEEEIDDPKLKEFLEVMQSRGKSKLWSNDTYVDAKIEKKREQMREVKEVKSAAATDVEVEEEAEDVEKEESHNVAKDNVVSDMDYFKSRVKKDWSDSESSESDDEEEEEKGDEEAEVDEEEAGEEGVQEDEDGEVLAQSDPASVSKEEKDEMLDTSRLFVRNLPFSATEDELEEHFSKFGDAKVHLVIDKELNRSKGIAYVLYSQPESAQRALEELDGSIFQGRLLHVMPSKQKHPAPGADDSANQASKSLKQQREEKRKASEASGDTRAWNSLFIRTETAVDHLARKFGVSKSDFLDPQADDVAVHVAQAETQVIAQTKKALTNAGVNIESLENFAAKKGGDMKRSNHVLLVKNLPYGSSDSELGNMFGKFGTLDKIIMPPTKTLALVVFFEPSGARAAFKGLAYKKYKDVPLYLEWAPGNVLSPSPTAESNEKKNSAVAEQKQPVGGTPDDLDLDPDRVESRTLYVKNLNFKTTDESLKKHFEQVKEGRILSAKVKKHMKKGKNLSMGFGFVEFDSVETATEVCKGLQGTILDGHQLILQHCHAKQDDVLKKVVKDKSSTKLLVKNVAFEATRKELRQLFSTYGEIKSLRLPNRLGQHRGFAFVEFATKQEAENAIQALASTHLYGRHLVLERAKEGETLEDLRARVAAQFTDDQNTVSRKRKAVATLDEDNMRFDMTE, from the exons AT GTCGAGAATCTGCGTCAAGAATCTACCGAAGCACGTCGACGACAAGAAGCTCCGGGAGATCTTCTCGGAGAAGGGAGAAGTCACCGACGCCAAGCTCATGAGAACCAGGGAAGGCAAGAGCCGCCAGTTCGCCTTCATAGGGTTCCGCTCTGAGCTTCAAGCTCAGGAGGCCATCAACTACTTCAATCGGACTTTCATCGATACCTACCGGATTAGCTGCGAGCTCGCTAAGAAGGTCGGCGATCCCGAGATTCCGAGGCCGTGGAGTCGCCATActaaggagaaggagaaggagaagaagaaggagagtgAAGGCAATGCCGTGGCGGCGGAGAAAAGCCGAAAAGGGAGGAGgagtgaggaggaggagattgATGATCCTAAGCTTAAGGAGTTTCTGGAGGTGATGCAGTCGAGGGGTAAGTCGAAGTTGTGGTCTAATGATACTTATGTCGATGCGAAAAtcgagaagaagagagagcaaATGAGGGAGGTGAAGGAGGTTAAGTCGGCGGCGGCGACAGATGTGGAGGTAGAGGAGGAGGCAGAGGATGTGGAGAAGGAGGAGTCACACAATGTGGCCAAGGATAATGTGGTTTCGGATATGGATTACTTCAAGAGTAGAGTGAAGAAGGATTGGTCGGATTCCGAGAGTAGTGAGAgtgatgatgaggaggaggaggagaaaggAGACGAAGAGGCTGAGGTGGATGAAGAAGAGGCTGGAGAGGAAGGTGTTcaggaagatgaagatggagaAGTGCTTGCGCAGAGTGATCCTGCATCTGTTTCGAAGGAGGAGAAGGATGAAATGCTTGATACTAGTCGGCTTTTTGTTAGGAATTTGCCATTTTCAGCAACAGAGGATGAGTTGGAAGAGCATTTTAGCAAATTTGGGGATGCAAAAGTTCATCTTGTTATAGATAAAGAGTTGAATCGGTCCAAGGGAATTGCTTATGTTCTTTACTCGCAGCCAGAATCAGCACAAAG GGCACTGGAAGAATTAGATGGTTCAATTTTTCAAGGAAGACTTTTGCATGTTATGCCATCAAAACAAAAGCACCCAGCTCCAGG GGCTGATGATTCAGCAAACCAAGCTTCAAAGTCGCTTAAGCAACAAAGGGAGGAGAAGAGGAAAGCATCAGAAGCTAGTGGAGATACAAGAGCCTGGAATAGTTTGTTTATACGCACTGAGACA GCTGTTGATCACTTAGCTCGAAAGTTTGGGGTGAGCAAGAGTGATTTTCTTGACCCTCAAGCTGATGATGTCGCCGTACATGTTGCTCAAGCAGAGACACAAGTGATTGCACAGACAAAAAAAGCTCTTACAAATGCTGGTGTAAATATAGAATCTTTAGAGAATTTTGCTGCCAAGAAAGGTGGTGATATGAAAAGAAGCAACCATGTTTTACTAGTGAAGAATTTGCCATATGGTTCTTCTGATAGTGAACTAGGAAATATGTTTGGGAAATTTGGGACTTTGGATAAAATCATTATGCCTCCGACTAAGACATTGGCCTTG GTTGTGTTTTTTGAACCTTCTGGAGCTCGAGCAGCTTTTAAAGGTTTGGCGTACAAGAAGTACAA GGATGTTCCTCTGTATTTGGAATGGGCTCCTGGCAATGTTCTTAGTCCAAGTCCAACAGCTGAGAGCAATGAAAAGAAGAATTCTGCTGTTgctgaacaaaagcaaccggTGGGAGGAACTCCAGATGATCTTGATCTTGATCCTGATAGAGTTGAG TCACGAACTTTGTATGTCAAGAATTTGAACTTCAAGACCACTGACGAGAGCTTGAAGAAGCATTTTGAACAAGTGAAGGAGGGAAGAATATTAAGCGCCAAG GTGAAGAAACACATGAAAAAAGGGAAGAATCTTTCAATGGGATTTGGTTTTGTAGAATTCGACTCTGTGGAGACAGCCACAGAGGTTTGCAAGGGTTTGCAG GGAACAATTTTGGACGGCCACCAACTTATTTTGCAACATTGTCATGCCAAGCAAGATGATGTGCTGAAAAAAGTTGTGAAGGACAAAAGTTCAACAAAATTACTTGTAAAAAATGTAGCCTTTGAGGCTACAAGGAAAGAGCTTCGACAGTTGTTTAGTACATATGGCGAG ATCAAAAGCTTACGGTTACCAAATCGGTTGGGACAGCATAGAGGCTTTGCATTTGTGGAGTTTGCCACAAAGCAAGAGGCAGAAAATGCCATTCAAGCACTTGCAAGCACTCATCTGTATGGTCGCCATCTG GTTCTGGAGAGAGCAAAGGAAGGTGAAACTCTGGAAGATTTAAGAGCTCGAGTAGCTGCTCAGTTCACAGATGACCAAAATACTGTTTCCAGGAAAAGGAAAGCTGTCGCAACCTTGGATGAAGATAACATGAGATTTGATATGACCGAATGA